The sequence taatgagcccattatcatcaagtgtcgcatccctgattgcggaatccaggttaagcgcatgcatgttgacactggcagcggtgtcgatattatgtatgagcattgttatcgtttccttccggcagaagtcaaagcgcagttacgccagcctgatattacgctatcagggttttccggagaaaactcgtggccgctaggccgaatagaattaatggtagagcttgcggatgacaggaacccgcagatgatcaggcatgaattggtcgatttttatgtggttcgttcaacttcacgatataaagcactgctagggagaaacttcatacggcgtttcaacatcataccatcggtagtgcatggtttgatcaagtttcccctcagtaggaggcgttgccacggttgcgtcacatcacacaaccgagttgtgtggctcagttgcgcctataagcactcctagcgtgggagaacaactggcaaattgtgcagtcatagcaaatcgcttgcatccggataagcgaattaaaatcggcgcaggcttgtaagccgaaacaaaggccaaattgcatggaattttgtccgcaaacgcagatgttttcgcgtggcgtgagtcagacgtgactggggttccgcgtgatattgcggaacataagttaaatgctaatccatcattgacacccgttaggcaaaagaagcggcatatggctctagaccgcagtgattggttgtgcacagaggtggacaaccttgtcaaagcaggcattctgcgggaagtgcgttatcagacatgggttgcaaatcctgtattggtaaaaaaggctgacggtaactggaggatgtgcgttgatttcaaagatattaataaggcatgtcccaaggacaattaccctctcccggagatagactggaaggtagaatcactatcgggatttaggtacaagtgttttctggacgcatacaagggttatcaccaaatcttaatggctgcggaagatgaggacaagactgcttttcatacgccgcagggtatttattgttacacgaagatgcctttcggtttaaagaatgctggcgcgacctatcagcgtgtaattgacgcagcattcagcatctcttcaaggttaacaggttagtctttcgtaagctagtacctacgaccttatttggggcctcttgatcgacgaccgttatcagaggtggacttaatcacttggccaccccgccgacatcgtcatgtcggccagggttattcacggtagccggaccggagagccacgttctaagatccttaaacccctccttatgtattgagcaggcatattaaaccccacggttaaaatatgcatgatcagttCTAATATAGATCCTTTTGGGAGGATGAGAATCTGAGAGAAAGGAATGAATGTAAATAAGAAACAAGGGGCACTTGAAGTGGAGAATGTGGATCCGATAAAGAAAACTGATGTGGAGCGTGTTAAGTTGCCTAAAAGTATTTCTGTTCGATCTAATGGATACTTGAAAACTGCTCAAGTTGCTGGTGGAAGTACTGTACGGGCTCATGTTGAGGATCGGGTTAAAAAAGCTTCTGAAATGGTAATATAGTGGTCCTATTCATATATATTTCGGTTTAATTTATATTGTTAAAGATGTTGACCTCATGAGTAAGCTATTAGCTGACCCATTACCAAATTGTTTTTGTCTGTGGCTTGAACCGACTATTTTGATTACGCAGATGTCTTTTACTTTTTTAATGGTTAAGTTTCCCATTAACCTTAAACAACAATAAGTATCTAAAAATGATAGACATGATTACATATTTGGTAAGGGTCTTTGACAATTTCGATTTTAGTTTATTTAGCGTTCCTGCAAAAGCTAAATATTTGGATGTGACACATATGTTTTTTATTTCAATCATTAAAGTAGAGTTGGTGCAACATTCTTGACATCTGTTTAGCATATAAAGCAGTTCTTTATCGATGCACCTTGCAAGGCTACTTCGGTCCAAAAAGATCATTTTCTTAGGTTTGAATTATGCGGAAAGTGCACATTAGTTTTGTCGGTATCAGGTAAAGAAGATAATAGTGCCAAATTGTGTCATATCTTTTGGCTCTAAATGTATTTGAGAATGATATGCTTCAATCAGTAGATACCGAAATAGGGATCATGTATATCCTACGTATGACATTCATCAATTTAAACAACTTAAAATGCAGTAGGTCTTGTACTATCTTTTGGCTAACTGATCTTTACAGTATTAGTCATGCCGCATCCTAGTGTCAAAATCCTTAATTGATTTCATCACATACAGATACAGTGCTATGACATTGAGAACTTGTAATCTGTGTATCATTATGAATTGTTTATTTGTTCTGTGATGACTAGTACTGTACTCATTAAAGTTATTCTTTTATTGCAACCTTATTCAAAACATCTTTATTTTATTTGTTCATTTGTGTACTCTATGTTTGTGATGTTTATAATCGCAGCAAAGGGTTTATGTACGTGGAAAGAAAGAGGAGCAACCACTGGAACTTCAATTATACAATCAGGGTATGACCAAGACTGAACTCTGCAACAAATGGCAGCAAACTGGTGCCTGCCCATATGGAGATCACTGTCAATTTGCTCATGGCATTCAAGAACTTCGTCCAGTCATTCGTCATCCACGCTATAAAACAGAAGTCTGTCGAATAGTCCTTGCTGGCGACCCGTGCCCATATGGCCACCGCTGTCATTTTCGTCATGCTCTAACTGAGGAGGAGAAACTCATGAGTTGCAGTATCAATAACTGACTACTGTTACCTCTCTTGCCTTGTATTTCTAATTGGGTACTGGAACTACTTCTTCTAAGTTCATCAACTCAAACTACAGGTGTTTATATTTCTTAATAAGTAGATCCTTTTTATAGTGACTAAACAAATGAATAAAAATAAAGCTAAAAAAAGAACTGTTATACAGAAGTAAATATAAAGCTGAGATGCATGAACTCTTGTTAGTAATCAGTTTTTATGTGTTCATTAAACCGTCAATTGAGTTGAAAGGGATTCCTAAAAGAAGTTCTGTAATATCTAAATATGGTAAGCGATTGAATTTGTTTGGTGGTATCATTCATCGAATCATCGTCTCTTAACTTGTTATTTTTTAACTGTTTTCTAAATGATACTTGTTTTCTGAATGTGATAGacataaatatttatcaaactcgtaGAATGTCTACATGGATTTTAGAATGTCAACATTGTTATAACATGAAAAACTAGTTGAGATGAATGTCACATGATTGATACTGACATACTGCATTAGAGTATTAGTTATAGATTTAAGGTCGAATAACTTTGGGTATAGTTGTGGCTTAAACCCATTTTAGTAGACCGAATAAGAGACTACGAAGGTCTATACTATTGGACAAACTTAGTCCCAATCTTGTATTTGGTTAAATGCCCAAGAAATTGTGCTTTATGTGGACTTCATATAACTTTATTTGATTGGTATACACCTTCTTAGTCTCTAAGCATCCATGATTATATTATCTCACGTTTAGGTAATCACTCTGTGACTAAAAATATTAGTTTGTATTTGAATAAGCTACTGAGCTGTACAATGTAGTCCTCAACTATTTCAGGTGTGTAACTATAGGTTTAATGATTTAGCTAAACTGGAAGTGAGTGAAACTGGTCCAGATCACAAAAAGGGTGGGCTCAATTGTTCATTTAGTCTGAAAGGTTGCACCCTTTACCTTACCTTCTTCTATATGGCATTCTTTGGGATATGAGAGCGCTTAACATGTTAGTTGTGTTCTTTTATAACTGTGAAAATGTGGTTGACCATTATTAGAGAAGTAAATATCTTGACCCGCCCATTTTGCCCACTTTTAATTTCGAGGGACTTGTTCATGACAAAACTGCAAGTATATAAAAAGCCCCAATTGAAAATTCACGTACACTTGGGATACGTGGGGAGGCGGTTGGTCTTATCAACAATTTCACGAGTGTTGGGGTATGAGGTTTTGATGTTTTCTGTAAGATGTAGATGTAGTGCCATATAGCATACCGGTATCAAAAGTTTATGCCATCTGGCACTGTATTAATGTGAAACAATATGGTTGGGCAATGGAATATTAGTTCATGATTTCAAGTTATCATGACTTCCTGTGGTCTATATTATCGGTACTTTGTATCGTTATTCGATGATAAATT comes from Rutidosis leptorrhynchoides isolate AG116_Rl617_1_P2 chromosome 4, CSIRO_AGI_Rlap_v1, whole genome shotgun sequence and encodes:
- the LOC139841941 gene encoding LOW QUALITY PROTEIN: zinc finger CCCH domain-containing protein 15-like (The sequence of the model RefSeq protein was modified relative to this genomic sequence to represent the inferred CDS: inserted 1 base in 1 codon), yielding MVDTDYTFDAQLYSSIFPTTPPPRHFSVPPNATTAPLTLLPIVSEYDRNYSQDFAPFQDLIERCNWCLTNLSLSXKEAEALRQENVNLQVRNSELSKQMSHLQQQHHAAASSSHANKQGALEVENVDPIKKTDVERVKLPKSISVRSNGYLKTAQVAGGSTVRAHVEDRVKKASEMQRVYVRGKKEEQPLELQLYNQGMTKTELCNKWQQTGACPYGDHCQFAHGIQELRPVIRHPRYKTEVCRIVLAGDPCPYGHRCHFRHALTEEEKLMSCSINN